A DNA window from Pseudomonas sp. GD03919 contains the following coding sequences:
- a CDS encoding NUDIX domain-containing protein — translation MSALEVLAGVDIVALRLSEEGALQVLLLRRQREPFIGQWALPGVLVNGRCADASLDAAAARALADKARLQPQYLEQVTTVGNGVRDPRGWSLSTCYLALLAPDVVPQDENLKFVELAAVTSGQQALPFDHTQLVRLAAERLRGKSVYSSLPLYLLAARFTVTEALMAFQACLGEPVQHTTLRGRLERMKAQGWISDTGEKNYPKMGRPQNLLAHSPHAGEAFIFDRSLLA, via the coding sequence ATGAGTGCACTGGAGGTACTGGCCGGGGTGGATATTGTCGCCCTGCGCCTGAGCGAGGAGGGCGCGCTGCAGGTACTGCTGCTGCGCCGCCAGCGCGAACCCTTTATAGGGCAATGGGCGCTGCCGGGGGTGCTGGTCAACGGTCGTTGCGCCGATGCCAGCCTGGATGCTGCCGCTGCTCGTGCGCTGGCGGACAAGGCGCGCCTGCAACCGCAGTATCTGGAGCAGGTGACCACGGTGGGCAACGGCGTGCGTGATCCGCGTGGCTGGTCGCTGAGCACCTGCTACCTGGCACTGCTAGCGCCTGACGTCGTGCCGCAGGATGAAAATCTGAAGTTCGTCGAGTTGGCCGCCGTCACTTCCGGGCAGCAGGCCTTGCCATTCGACCATACGCAACTGGTGCGTCTGGCCGCCGAGCGTCTGCGTGGCAAGTCGGTGTACAGCTCGCTGCCGCTTTACCTGCTGGCAGCGCGCTTTACCGTGACCGAAGCGCTGATGGCGTTCCAGGCGTGCCTGGGTGAGCCGGTGCAGCACACCACGTTGCGCGGCAGGCTGGAGCGGATGAAAGCGCAGGGCTGGATCAGTGATACCGGCGAGAAGAATTATCCGAAGATGGGGCGGCCACAAAATCTGCTGGCGCATAGCCCGCACGCGGGGGAGGCCTTTATCTTCGACCGCAGCCTGCTGGCTTAG
- a CDS encoding nicotinamidase: MKIASFDVDAQKGFTPLCPNELPVPEGDAIVPALNQLAARAELRIGSKDAHSPQAAWVVDTHDEMLCPLPLANADLTWVSHCVPGTPGFELLDGLPAPLDYDYFVWKGVEPDLHPYGACYHDLAEKRSTGVIEFLRHNGIDLVLLGGLALDYCVKTTALQLRRAGFEVIVHLPACRAIASETAATACSAMREQGILLTASLDELDSALTKEHQP, encoded by the coding sequence ATGAAGATCGCCAGCTTCGACGTCGACGCCCAGAAAGGCTTTACTCCGCTGTGCCCCAACGAGTTGCCGGTGCCCGAAGGCGATGCCATCGTCCCGGCGCTGAACCAACTGGCTGCACGCGCCGAGCTACGCATCGGCAGCAAGGATGCCCATAGCCCGCAGGCGGCCTGGGTCGTCGACACGCACGATGAAATGCTGTGCCCCCTGCCGCTGGCCAACGCCGATCTGACCTGGGTCAGCCACTGCGTACCCGGCACGCCTGGCTTTGAATTACTCGACGGCCTGCCGGCACCGCTGGATTACGACTACTTCGTGTGGAAAGGCGTTGAGCCGGATCTGCACCCGTACGGCGCCTGCTATCACGACCTGGCCGAGAAGCGCAGCACGGGCGTGATCGAATTTCTCCGGCACAATGGTATCGACCTTGTATTGCTCGGCGGTCTGGCCCTGGATTACTGCGTCAAGACCACTGCCCTGCAGTTGCGCCGCGCCGGTTTCGAGGTGATCGTCCATCTGCCAGCCTGCCGCGCGATTGCCAGTGAAACGGCTGCAACCGCCTGCAGCGCCATGCGCGAACAGGGCATTCTGCTGACCGCCAGCCTGGATGAGCTGGACAGCGCCCTCACCAAGGAGCATCAGCCATGA